One genomic region from Phoenix dactylifera cultivar Barhee BC4 unplaced genomic scaffold, palm_55x_up_171113_PBpolish2nd_filt_p 000046F, whole genome shotgun sequence encodes:
- the LOC103711692 gene encoding cyclin-dependent kinase B2-1-like, giving the protein MAATMSGMDAYEKLEKVGEGTYGKVYKAREKATGKIVALKKTRLPEDDEGVPPTTLREVSLLRMLSIDPHVVRLLDLKQGQNKEGKTILYLVFEYMDTDLKKYIRSFHASRMKIPSKFVKILMYQLCKGVAFCHGHGVLHRDLKPHNLLMDRKTIMLKIADLGLSRAFTIPLKKYTHEILTLWYRAPEVLLGATHYSTPVDMWSIGCIFAELVTTQALFPGDSELQQLLHIFRLLGTPNEEVWPGVGKLPNWHEYPQWTPKKLSSAVPDLDADGIDLLSKMLQYDPSKRISAKKAMEHQYFNNVNKAYV; this is encoded by the exons atggcagcGACGATGAGCGGCATGGATGCCTACGAGAAGCTGGAGAAGGTGGGAGAAGGGACCTACGGCAAGGTCTACAAGGCGAGGGAGAAGGCGACGGGAAAGATCGTCGCCCTCAAGAAGACCCGCCTACCCGAGGACGACGAGGGCGTCCCTCCGACCACTCTCCGCGAGGTCTCCCTTCTCAGAATGCTCTCCATAGACCCCCATGTCGTCAG GCTGTTGGATCTGAAACAAGGCCAAAACAAAGAAGGGAAGACAATTCTTTATCTGGTCTTTGAGTACATGGACACTGATCTCAAGAAATACATCAGAAGCTTCCATGCGAGCCGGATGAAGATTCCATCCAAATTTGTGAAG ATTTTGATGTACCAACTGTGCAAGGGTGTAGCATTCTGTCATGGTCATGGTGTACTGCATAG AGACCTGAAGCCTCACAATCTTTTGATGGATCGGAAGACGATCATGCTTAAAATAGCAGACCTCGGACTCAGTAGAGCATTCACTATTCCCCTTAAGAAGTATACTCATGAG ATCCTGACACTGTGGTATAGAGCCCCCGAAGTGCTTCTTGGGGCCACACATTATTCAACACCAGTTGATATGTGGTCTATTGGCTGCATATTTG CTGAACTAGTTACAACTCAAGCACTATTTCCTGGAGATTCTGAACTGCAGCAGCTCCTTCATATTTTCAG GTTATTGGGCACTCCAAATGAAGAGGTGTGGCCAGGAGTAGGCAAATTACCCAATTGGCATGAGTATCCTCAATGGACCCCAAAGAAACTTTCCTCAGCAGTTCCAGATCTCGACGCTGATGGAATTGATCTGCTTTCG AAGATGTTGCAGTATGATCCTTCGAAGCGGATCTCTGCAAAGAAAGCAATGGAGCACCAATACTTTAACAATGTAAATAAAGCATATGTTTGA
- the LOC103711668 gene encoding vacuolar protein sorting-associated protein 26B-like isoform X2 encodes MGRPENRYKFLSLFIQNSIKKENGKTATVPVFLSQETISGEVVVEPIQGKKVEHNGVKIELLGQIELYFDRGNFYDFTSLVRELDVPGEIYERKTYPFEFSTVEMPYESYNGVNVRLRYILKVTISRNYVSNIVEYQEFCVHNFTSPPTINNSIKMEVGIEDCLHIEFEYNKSKYHLKDVIVGKIYFLLVRIKIKNMELEIRRRESTGSGPNTYVETETLAKFELMDGAPVRGESIPIRLFLSPYELTPTYRNVNNKFGVKYYLNLVLVDEEDRRYFKQQEITLYRLQETSQDSSSVRTGPGKS; translated from the exons ATGGGAAGACCAGAAAACAG ATATAAgtttctctctttgtttattCAGAATTCGATAAAGAAGGAAAATGGTAAGACAGCTACGGTTCCAGTTTTTCTAAGTCAAGAAACCATATCTGGGGAG GTGGTTGTAGAACCTATTCAAGGAAAGAAGGTCGAACATAATGGTGTCAAAATTGAGCTCCTTGGGCAGATAG AGCTGTACTTTGACAGAGGCAATTTTTATGACTTCACTTCCCTTG TGCGTGAATTAGACGTTCCTGGTGAAATATATGAAAGGAAAACATACCCATTTGAATTTTCTACAGTCGAAATGCCTTATGAGTCGTATAATGGGGTGAATGTGAGATTGAG GTACATTTTAAAAGTAACAATCAGTCGTAATTATGTCAGCAATATAGTGGAATACCAGGAGTTCTGT GTCCACAATTTTACTTCTCCTCCAACAATCAACAACAGCATCAAG ATGGAAGTTGGAATTGAAGATTGTTTGCACATTGAATTTGAGTACAACAAAAGCAA GTATCATCTGAAGGATGTTATCGttggaaaaatatattttcttctagTAAGAATCAAGATAAAAAATATGGAGCTCGAGATTAGACGTCGTGAATCCACTGGATCAGGGCCTAATACATATGTTGAGACTGAGACCCTTGCAAAATTTGAGTTGATGGATGGTGCTCCTGTAAGAG GGGAATCGATTCCGATTAGATTGTTTCTGAGTCCATACGAGTTGACACCAACTTATCGCAACGTTAACAACAAATTCGGCGTAAAATATTACCTGAATTTAGTTCTCGTGGATGAGGAGGACCGGCGGTACTTCAAGCAGCAAGAAATCACACTATACCGCCTTCAAGAAACTTCTCAAGATTCATCATCCGTGAGAACAGGCCCAGggaagagttga
- the LOC103711654 gene encoding AT-hook motif nuclear-localized protein 10-like isoform X1, which yields MEVRSEPGIMSGRESFNVGMQKSPVQSQPSMQSMRLAYTPDGTAIYKPITPSSPPPPPYQGGGGGAGGGAGGSTGGGEGPSPAAITPHGLNINMGEPVKRKRGRPRKYGPDGAMALALTTVSPSAAVSPGSGGFSPSSAGAGNPASSAAAEAMKKARGRPPGSGKKQQLAALGSAGIGFTPHVITVKAGEDASLLQIMRSLFTLANVCLGLRSKDVSSKIMAFSQHGPRAICILSANGAISNVTLRQAATSGGTVTYEGRFEILSLSGSFLLSESGGQRSRTGGLSVSLAGPDGRVLGGGVAGLLTAASPVQVVVGSFIADGKKEPKQMTPSDPPPSAAGKLAPGGTAGANSPPSRGTLSESSGGGPGSPLNQSTGTCNNSNQQGLPSMPWK from the exons ATGGAAGTAAGATCCGAGCCGGGAATCATGTCGGGCAGGGAATCGTTTAACGTAGGTATGCAAAAAAGCCCTGTGCAGTCCCAGCCGTCGATGCAGAGCATGCGATTGGCCTACACCCCAGACGGAACGGCGATCTACAAGCCGATAACCCCCAGTTCTCCTCCACCTCCACCTtaccaaggaggaggaggaggagcaggaGGAGGGGCAGGAGGGAGCACCGGAGGCGGCGAAGGTCCCTCGCCGGCGGCGATCACACCGCATGGTCTAAACATCAACATGGGAGAACCGGTGAAACGGAAGCGAGGACGACCGAGGAAGTACGGGCCCGATGGTGCCATGGCTCTTGCATTGACCACCGTATCCCCAAGTGCTGCCGTCTCGCCCGGTTCAGGAGGGTTCTCTCCTTCTTCTGCTGGGGCAGGGAACCCGGCATCGTCGGCCGCGGCGGAGGCCATGAAGAAAGCAAGAGGCCGGCCGCCCGGCTCTGGCAAGAAGCAGCAGCTGGCTGCTCTGG GATCGGCAGGGATTGGATTTACACCTCATGTTATTACAGTTAAGGCTGGAGAG GATGCCTCATTACTTCAAATTATGAGGAGCCTCTTTACCTTGGCTAATGTGTGTTTAGGCCTTAGGTCCAAG GATGTGTCCTCAAAGATCATGGCATTTTCTCAGCATGGACCACGTGCAATTTGCATCCTTTCGGCAAATGGTGCTATATCTAATGTGACTCTTCGTCAGGCGGCAACTTCTGGTGGAACAGTAACTTATGAG GGTCGATTTGAGATATTGTCACTATCTGGTTCATTTTTGCTGTCAGAAAGTGGTGGTCAACGTAGTCGAACAGGTGGTCTTAGCGTTTCACTGGCAGGCCCTGATGGCCGTGTTTTAGGTGGTGGAGTGGCAGGACTTTTAACAGCAGCATCCCCGGTCCAG GTTGTGGTGGGCAGCTTTATAGCTGATGGGAAGAAAGAGCCGAAGCAGATGACTCCTTCCGATCCTCCTCCGTCGGCTGCTGGAAAGCTTGCCCCTGGCGGGACGGCAGGTGCTAACAGCCCGCCGTCACGAGGCACGCTGAGTGAATCCTCCGGCGGGGGGCCTGGGAGCCCTTTGAACCAGAGCACTGGCACCTGCAATAACAGCAACCAACAGGGTTTGCCGAGCATGCCTTGGAAATAA
- the LOC103711668 gene encoding vacuolar protein sorting-associated protein 26B-like isoform X1 translates to MNFIAGAFKPPCNITVRFSDGKTRKQNSIKKENGKTATVPVFLSQETISGEVVVEPIQGKKVEHNGVKIELLGQIELYFDRGNFYDFTSLVRELDVPGEIYERKTYPFEFSTVEMPYESYNGVNVRLRYILKVTISRNYVSNIVEYQEFCVHNFTSPPTINNSIKMEVGIEDCLHIEFEYNKSKYHLKDVIVGKIYFLLVRIKIKNMELEIRRRESTGSGPNTYVETETLAKFELMDGAPVRGESIPIRLFLSPYELTPTYRNVNNKFGVKYYLNLVLVDEEDRRYFKQQEITLYRLQETSQDSSSVRTGPGKS, encoded by the exons ATG AATTTCATTGCTGGAGCATTCAAGCCACCATGTAACATCACAGTCAGATTTTCTGATGGGAAGACCAGAAAACAG AATTCGATAAAGAAGGAAAATGGTAAGACAGCTACGGTTCCAGTTTTTCTAAGTCAAGAAACCATATCTGGGGAG GTGGTTGTAGAACCTATTCAAGGAAAGAAGGTCGAACATAATGGTGTCAAAATTGAGCTCCTTGGGCAGATAG AGCTGTACTTTGACAGAGGCAATTTTTATGACTTCACTTCCCTTG TGCGTGAATTAGACGTTCCTGGTGAAATATATGAAAGGAAAACATACCCATTTGAATTTTCTACAGTCGAAATGCCTTATGAGTCGTATAATGGGGTGAATGTGAGATTGAG GTACATTTTAAAAGTAACAATCAGTCGTAATTATGTCAGCAATATAGTGGAATACCAGGAGTTCTGT GTCCACAATTTTACTTCTCCTCCAACAATCAACAACAGCATCAAG ATGGAAGTTGGAATTGAAGATTGTTTGCACATTGAATTTGAGTACAACAAAAGCAA GTATCATCTGAAGGATGTTATCGttggaaaaatatattttcttctagTAAGAATCAAGATAAAAAATATGGAGCTCGAGATTAGACGTCGTGAATCCACTGGATCAGGGCCTAATACATATGTTGAGACTGAGACCCTTGCAAAATTTGAGTTGATGGATGGTGCTCCTGTAAGAG GGGAATCGATTCCGATTAGATTGTTTCTGAGTCCATACGAGTTGACACCAACTTATCGCAACGTTAACAACAAATTCGGCGTAAAATATTACCTGAATTTAGTTCTCGTGGATGAGGAGGACCGGCGGTACTTCAAGCAGCAAGAAATCACACTATACCGCCTTCAAGAAACTTCTCAAGATTCATCATCCGTGAGAACAGGCCCAGggaagagttga
- the LOC103711668 gene encoding vacuolar protein sorting-associated protein 26B-like isoform X3 codes for MNFIAGAFKPPCNITVRFSDGKTRKQNSIKKENGKTATVPVFLSQETISGEVVVEPIQGKKVEHNGVKIELLGQIELYFDRGNFYDFTSLVRELDVPGEIYERKTYPFEFSTVEMPYESYNGVNVRLRYILKVTISRNYVSNIVEYQEFCVHNFTSPPTINNSIKMEVGIEDCLHIEFEYNKSKYHLKDVIVGKIYFLLVRIKIKNMELEIRRRESTGSGPNTYVETETLAKFELMDGAPVRGAIQSALRCGAILECSSWMFKACSVHLQAGWLASVASGDPHFLLANRASFWPVIHI; via the exons ATG AATTTCATTGCTGGAGCATTCAAGCCACCATGTAACATCACAGTCAGATTTTCTGATGGGAAGACCAGAAAACAG AATTCGATAAAGAAGGAAAATGGTAAGACAGCTACGGTTCCAGTTTTTCTAAGTCAAGAAACCATATCTGGGGAG GTGGTTGTAGAACCTATTCAAGGAAAGAAGGTCGAACATAATGGTGTCAAAATTGAGCTCCTTGGGCAGATAG AGCTGTACTTTGACAGAGGCAATTTTTATGACTTCACTTCCCTTG TGCGTGAATTAGACGTTCCTGGTGAAATATATGAAAGGAAAACATACCCATTTGAATTTTCTACAGTCGAAATGCCTTATGAGTCGTATAATGGGGTGAATGTGAGATTGAG GTACATTTTAAAAGTAACAATCAGTCGTAATTATGTCAGCAATATAGTGGAATACCAGGAGTTCTGT GTCCACAATTTTACTTCTCCTCCAACAATCAACAACAGCATCAAG ATGGAAGTTGGAATTGAAGATTGTTTGCACATTGAATTTGAGTACAACAAAAGCAA GTATCATCTGAAGGATGTTATCGttggaaaaatatattttcttctagTAAGAATCAAGATAAAAAATATGGAGCTCGAGATTAGACGTCGTGAATCCACTGGATCAGGGCCTAATACATATGTTGAGACTGAGACCCTTGCAAAATTTGAGTTGATGGATGGTGCTCCTGTAAGAG GTGCCATTCAATCTGCCTTGAGATGTGGGGCCATCCTTGAATGCAGCTCTTGGATGTTCAAGGCATGCAGTGTGCATCTCCAGGCAGGATGGTTGGCATCTGTGGCTAGTGGAGACCCCCATTTTTTGCTGGCTAACAGAGCCAGCTTCTGGCCCGTGATTCATATTTAA
- the LOC103711654 gene encoding AT-hook motif nuclear-localized protein 10-like isoform X2 — MEVRSEPGIMSGRESFNVGMQKSPVQSQPSMQSMRLAYTPDGTAIYKPITPSSPPPPPYQGGGGGAGGGAGGSTGGGEGPSPAAITPHGLNINMGEPVKRKRGRPRKYGPDGAMALALTTVSPSAAVSPGSGGFSPSSAGAGNPASSAAAEAMKKARGRPPGSGKKQQLAALGSAGIGFTPHVITVKAGEDVSSKIMAFSQHGPRAICILSANGAISNVTLRQAATSGGTVTYEGRFEILSLSGSFLLSESGGQRSRTGGLSVSLAGPDGRVLGGGVAGLLTAASPVQVVVGSFIADGKKEPKQMTPSDPPPSAAGKLAPGGTAGANSPPSRGTLSESSGGGPGSPLNQSTGTCNNSNQQGLPSMPWK, encoded by the exons ATGGAAGTAAGATCCGAGCCGGGAATCATGTCGGGCAGGGAATCGTTTAACGTAGGTATGCAAAAAAGCCCTGTGCAGTCCCAGCCGTCGATGCAGAGCATGCGATTGGCCTACACCCCAGACGGAACGGCGATCTACAAGCCGATAACCCCCAGTTCTCCTCCACCTCCACCTtaccaaggaggaggaggaggagcaggaGGAGGGGCAGGAGGGAGCACCGGAGGCGGCGAAGGTCCCTCGCCGGCGGCGATCACACCGCATGGTCTAAACATCAACATGGGAGAACCGGTGAAACGGAAGCGAGGACGACCGAGGAAGTACGGGCCCGATGGTGCCATGGCTCTTGCATTGACCACCGTATCCCCAAGTGCTGCCGTCTCGCCCGGTTCAGGAGGGTTCTCTCCTTCTTCTGCTGGGGCAGGGAACCCGGCATCGTCGGCCGCGGCGGAGGCCATGAAGAAAGCAAGAGGCCGGCCGCCCGGCTCTGGCAAGAAGCAGCAGCTGGCTGCTCTGG GATCGGCAGGGATTGGATTTACACCTCATGTTATTACAGTTAAGGCTGGAGAG GATGTGTCCTCAAAGATCATGGCATTTTCTCAGCATGGACCACGTGCAATTTGCATCCTTTCGGCAAATGGTGCTATATCTAATGTGACTCTTCGTCAGGCGGCAACTTCTGGTGGAACAGTAACTTATGAG GGTCGATTTGAGATATTGTCACTATCTGGTTCATTTTTGCTGTCAGAAAGTGGTGGTCAACGTAGTCGAACAGGTGGTCTTAGCGTTTCACTGGCAGGCCCTGATGGCCGTGTTTTAGGTGGTGGAGTGGCAGGACTTTTAACAGCAGCATCCCCGGTCCAG GTTGTGGTGGGCAGCTTTATAGCTGATGGGAAGAAAGAGCCGAAGCAGATGACTCCTTCCGATCCTCCTCCGTCGGCTGCTGGAAAGCTTGCCCCTGGCGGGACGGCAGGTGCTAACAGCCCGCCGTCACGAGGCACGCTGAGTGAATCCTCCGGCGGGGGGCCTGGGAGCCCTTTGAACCAGAGCACTGGCACCTGCAATAACAGCAACCAACAGGGTTTGCCGAGCATGCCTTGGAAATAA